Proteins encoded in a region of the Raphanus sativus cultivar WK10039 chromosome 8, ASM80110v3, whole genome shotgun sequence genome:
- the LOC108822481 gene encoding uncharacterized protein LOC108822481 isoform X2: MAGDEEIEIYEEGEEESIEAKTEGGDDEKVLQFLDSLDGYLTLMDSLNSKLREGWFDLASARHSMGTLRITSTLLDLKDHSAASTLQVSDQDVESLGPVPRFALSKWASKGGSGKGKDFSTDADFEMGSPRSPQLRHRGVSEKPSPKGETTVLAADEEVKKERAKSLSVFGGLVSPKLRGAQLSFETALETLVEIANTRSSMLAAFERITKK, from the exons ATGGCGGGAGATGAAGAGATTGAGATTTACGAAGAAGGAGAGGAGGAATCCATTGAAGCGAAAACTGAGGGAGGAGATGATGAGAAGGTGTTGCAGTTTTTAGATTCGTTAGATGGGTATCTAACGCTTATGGATTCTCTCAATTCAAAGCTACGAGAG gGATGGTTTGATCTAGCAAGTGCTCGACACTCTATGGGAACTTTACGTATCACCAGCACTCTCTTAGACCTCAAGGATCATTCCGCTGCTTCCACATTGCAAGTCTCTGACCAAGATG TTGAATCTTTGGGACCAGTACCTCGTTTTGCTTTGTCCAAGTGGGCTTCTAAGGGCGGCAGTGGGAAAGGCAAAGACTTCTCTACTGATGCAGATTTCGAGATGGGCTCTCCTCGTTCCCCACAGCTACGGCATCGAGGCGTTTCTG AGAAACCATCACCCAAGGGTGAGACCACCGTGTTAGCAGCTGATGAAGAG GTTAAGAAAGAACGGGCCAAGTCTCTGTCGGTATTCGGAGGTCTAGTCTCCCCTAAGCTGCGTGGTGCTCAACTTTCATTTGAGACAG CTCTTGAAACTCTTGTGGAAATAGCCAACACACGATCATCCATGTTAGCTGCCTTTGAGCGGATCACGAAGAAGTAA
- the LOC130498320 gene encoding transcription factor GTE4-like: MGEVAETMTKKKKKGRPSLLDLQKRAIKQQQQLQQQHHRNNNNRDDHHRSGSKNPNSPNSGTRSKRGNPNPNGVSSSGSPLSEEDDDEDERREKKHKLLYGLNSHSNRHSPNPQSRGSDLNLDETPVNRRKIVGGGGGSGFTGEKASKATDILQESPVESGGPTTPLPDKQLLVFILDRLQKKDTYGVYSDPVDPEELPDYHEIITNPMDFSTLRKKLDSGAYASLEQFEGDVFLICSNAMEYNSSDTVYYRQARAIQELAKKDFENLRRDSDDEEPQSQQEQQQQQPKVARRGRPPKKHLEPSSIDRTASEISADAALIPGGDSSNRFSGAYNLRKTPPSHKFRQAETSVRINHNSETQSGWSVDWENEFPPSVVKAVNKYGMKHFNVDENRRDTYNHLPTSTQEPSVLTTLEDELKQLIPVGLTTEYGYARSLARYAANLGPVAWKMASKRIETVLPPGIKYGPGWVEENPAGTEEAEPQKQTVLGKQKCSNDLASDDHTNRILSPTSSVSSAFIGNRHSSSSFQGIEVTAPSRAFPSSSRQAGPLIKPESSNGLTRGFSGFSHTPTPMVGVTRQQQPNLTNETMPGSQQQQGLLFPYNKQEFDRFPPDLNARLVSPNSPGANQQTGSSSSQHPDLALQL; encoded by the exons atgggTGAGGTAGCAGAAACAATgacgaagaagaaaaagaaagggaGGCCATCTCTTCTAGACCTTCAGAAGCGAGCTATCAAACAGCAACAACAATTACAACAACAGCACcacagaaacaacaacaaccgcgaTGACCACCATAGATCCGGTTccaaaaaccctaattctccCAACTCCGGCACCCGATCCAAGCGCGGGAACCCTAATCCCAACGGAGTTTCTTCCTCCGGTTCCCCCTTGAGCGAGGAAGACGACGACGAAGACGAGCGGCGCGAGAAGAAACACAAGCTCTTGTACGGCTTAAACTCCCACTCCAATCGCCATTCTCCTAATCCCCAATCGCGCGGCTCCGATCTGAACCTCGACGAGACTCCCGTCAATAGACGGAAGATcgtcggcggcggcggcggatcTGGATTCAcg GGAGAAAAGGCTTCGAAAGCGACAGACATTCTTCAAG AGTCACCCGTGGAGTCTGGCGGCCCCACTACACCTTTGCCAGACAAACAGTTGTTGGTGTTCATCCTCGATAGACTTCAAAA GAAAGATACTTATGGAGTATACTCAGATCCAGTTGATCCTGAGGAG CTTCCTGATTATCACGAGATCATCACGAATCCAATGGATTTTAGCACACTTCGGAAGAAATTGGACTCTGGAGCTTATGCCAGTTTAGAACAATTCGAG GGAGATGTGTTTTTAATATGTAGCAATGCAATGGAATACAATTCATCAGACACTGTATATTATCGACAG GCGCGGGCGATACAAGAACTGGCTAAAAAGGACTTTGAGAATTTAAGGCGAGACAGTGATGATGAAGAACCACAAAGCCAACAAGAACAACAGCAGCAGCAACCAAAAGTTGCCAGAAGAGGCCGTCCGCCAAAGAAACATCTCGAACCATCTTCCATTGACCGTACTGCTTCCGAAATTTCAGCTGATGCCGCGCTCATTCCTGGTGGAGATAGCTCTAATAGGTTTTCCGGTGCTTACAATCTAAGAAAGACTCCTCCTTCGCACAAGTTCCGACAAGCAGAAACATCTGTTCGGATCAACCATAACAGCGAAACGCAAAGTGGCTGGTCGGTTGATTGGGAGAACGAGTTTCCAC CTTCGGTTGTGAAGGCGGTTAACAAGTATGGGATGAAACATTTCAACGTCGATGAGAACAGGCGCGACACCTACAACCACCTCCCTACTTCTACACAGGAGCCATCGGTTTTGACAACGCTTGAAGACGAGTTAAAACAGTTGATTCCA GTTGGACTGACCACTGAGTACGGTTACGCAAGGAGTCTAGCACGGTACGCTGCTAACCTCGGTCCTGTTGCATGGAAAATGGCATCAAAGAGGATCGAAACCGTGTTGCCACCTGGAATCAAATATGGTCCAGGTTGGGTTGAAGAGAACCCAGCAGGAACTGAAGAGGCTGAACCTCAAAAACAAACCGTGCTGGGAAAACAGAAGTGTTCTAATGACTTAGCGTCTGATGATCATACAAACAGAATCTTGTCTCCAACCTCTTCAGTGTCAAGCGCTTTCATAGGAAACagacattcttcttcttcttttcaaggAATCGAAGTGACTGCACCTTCTCGTGCCTTCCCATCATCCTCTCGCCAGGCAGGACCGCTGATCAAACCTGAGAGCAGCAACGGTCTAACCCGCGGTTTCAGTGGATTCAGCCATACTCCGACTCCAATGGTCGGAGTCACGAGACAGCAGCAGCCAAACTTAACCAACGAGACCATGCCAGGCTCGCAACAACAACAAGGTTTGTTGTTTCCTTATAATAAACAGGAGTTCGACCGGTTTCCACCTGACCTTAACGCTAGGCTTGTATCACCAAACTCTCCCGGAGCGAATCAGCAGACCGGTTCGTCCTCGTCTCAGCATCCTGATCTGGCGTTACAGCTTTGA
- the LOC108822665 gene encoding probable serine/threonine-protein kinase PBL21, which produces MTCFSCLNPRTKDIRVDIDTARPTTDSSVRGSDTTGTGSVSGILVNGKVDSPTKPGGGARSFTFKELAEATRNFREVNLLGEGGFGRVYKGRLDSGQVVAIKQLNPDGLQGNREFIVEVLMLSLFHHPNLVTLIGYCTSGDQRLLVYEYMPMGSLEDHLFDFDPNQEPLTWNTRMKIAVGAARGIEYLHCTANPPVIYRDLKSANILLDKEFNPKLSDFGLAKLGPVGDRTHVSTRVMGTYGYCAPEYAMSGKLTVKSDIYCFGVVLLELVTGRKAIDLSQKQGEQNLVAWSRPYLKDQKKFGHLVDPSLRGKYPRRCLNYAIAIIAMCLNEEAHYRPFIGDIVVALEYLAAQSQSHEARNVSSTSPEVRRTPRRDS; this is translated from the exons ATGACTTGCTTTTCTTGTTTGAATCCTCGGACCAAGGACATAAGAGTCGACATTGATACCGCACGCCCAACAACCGATTCATCAG TTCGTGGAAGTGATACAACAGGAACAGGGTCCGTTTCGGGTATTTTAG TTAACGGGAAGGTGGACAGTCCGACGAAGCCTGGTGGTGGAGCTAGGAGTTTCACTTTTAAAGAGTTAGCTGAAGCAACAAGAAACTTCCGTGAAGTTAATTTGCTAGGAGAAGGAGGCTTTGGGAGAGTTTACAAGGGTCGTTTAGATTCAGGACAA GTGGTGGCTATAAAGCAACTGAATCCAGATGGACTTCAAGGGAACCGAGAGTTCATAGTAGAAGTCCTTATGCTTAGCTTGTTCCACCACCCGAATCTCGTTACGTTGATCGGTTACTGTACTTCTGGTGATCAGAGACTTCTTGTCTATGAATACATGCCTATGGGCAGCTTAGAAGATCACCTCTTTG attttgatCCAAATCAAGAACCGTTAACCTGGAACACACGCATGAAAATCGCGGTAGGTGCGGCTCGGGGAATAGAGTATCTTCACTGCACTGCAAACCCGCCCGTGATCTACCGCGACTTGAAATCCGCAAACATATTGCTAGACAAAGAGTTCAACCCCAAGCTCTCTGATTTCGGACTGGCGAAACTCGGTCCGGTAGGAGATAGAACTCATGTCTCCACACGTGTCATGGGAACTTACGGTTACTGCGCTCCCGAGTACGCAATGAGCGGGAAACTTACCGTTAAATCGGATATTTACTGCTTCGGTGTAGTCTTGCTTGAGCTGGTTACTGGGAGGAAAGCCATTGACTTGAGTCAAAAGCAAGGCGAGCAAAATCTTGTCGCTTGG TCACGTCCATACCTTAAGGATCAAAAGAAGTTTGGACACTTAGTGGATCCTTCTCTACGAGGAAAATACCCCAGACGATGTTTAAACTATGCGATTGCGATAATCGCAATGTGTTTGAACGAGGAAGCTCATTATCGACCGTTTATAGGTGACATTGTGGTGGCACTTGAGTACTTAGCCGCACAGAGTCAGTCTCATGAAGCTCGTAACGTCTCCTCCACGTCACCTGAGGTCAGAAGAACGCCGCGACGAGACTCTTAG
- the LOC130499253 gene encoding high mobility group B protein 2-like, with amino-acid sequence MKGGKSKTETRSSKLSVAKKPAKAAGRSKAAAKDPNKPKRPASAFFVFMEDFRQTYKKDHPNNKSVAAVGKAGGEKWKSLSDSEKAPFVAKADKRKVEYEKTMKAYNKKLEEGPKEDEEESDKSVSEVNDEDDADDGSDEEEDDD; translated from the exons ATGAAAGGAGGTAAATCAAAGACTGAAACCAGGAGCTCCAA GCTCTCTGTGGCCAAGAAGCCAGCTAAAGCAGCAGGTCGTAGCAAAGCGGCGGCTAAGGATCCTAACAAACCAAAGAGGCCTGCTAGTGCCTTCTTCGTTTTCAT GGAGGACTTCCGTCAGACTTACAAGAAGGACCACCCCAACAACAAATCTGTTGCTGCT GTTGGTAAAGCTGGTGGAGAAAAGTGGAAATCCTTGTCTGACTCT GAGAAGGCTCCCTTTGTAGCTAAGGCTGATAAGCGCAAGGTTGAGTATGAGAAGACCATGAAAGCCTACAACAAGAAGCTG gAGGAAGGCCCAAAGGAGGACGAGGAGGAATCTGACAAGTCCGTGTCCGAGGTGAATGATGAGGATGATGCCGATGATGGTAGTGATGAG GAGGAAGACGATGACTAA
- the LOC108822480 gene encoding uncharacterized protein LOC108822480, with translation MAGQSPNMDQFEAYFKRADLDGDGRISGAEAVGFFQGSGLPKPVLAQIWSLSDRSGSGFLGRQDFYNSLRLVTVAQSKRDLTPEIVNAALNTPAAAKIPAPRINLSAIPAPQPNPAATTPRPVSSPGQQNIGFRGPGAPNANVVNQNYFPPQQNQQVRPNQGVSGLTSFRPTAGPEYRPSGLPGQFQPGPVGIAATRPPQAVPTNASGPGGSEYRSSGVPGQFQPGPSGSVTRPPQAVPTIAPGPGGSEYRPSGVAGQFQPGPVGSVTRPPQAVPTSASGPGGFNLNNLYAGSTSGYSSGFGGGSLAAAPSPGLKPESQIDPRALVVSGNGGDMFSSFQQKPQPTLSNSSISSAIVPASAPPPKPSALDSLQSTFSMLPAGNQSQQPRPAASSQPPALSSQGPSSGLPPGSAVGSGHPTPAGNNQPPWPKMKPSDVQKYTKVFIEVDSDRDGRITGEQARNLFLSWRLPREVLKHVWELSDQDNDTMLSLREFCISLYLMERYKEGRPLPPALPSSIMYDETLLSISGAPSRGYANAGWGSGQGFVQQPVMGPRPITPATGMRPPVPAPAPQPGSGVASNQQRNQAPALDDPFASHLGNGYSPSSSPQETATDGEKVDEKKNAYMDSREKLDYYRTKMQDIVLYKSRCDNRLNEISERASADKREAETLAKKYEEKYKQVAELGSKLTIEEARFREIEGRKMELSQAIVNMEQGGSADGLLQVRADRIQSDLEELMKALTERCQKHGLEVKSKALVDLPPGWQPGIQEGAALWDEEWDKFEDEGFGNEITFDKSKEQNSSGEKENGTVDNGTGPPDSPTHLDENYGPFSETSDRRHYESEYGTAHDEDESGRSPRDSPVSRTATEVPSPNHSEFFDDSNWASAFDDTNDDVDSVWGFDASKSQDGDYYGENSGRGDSPSSRSFAGQRKSPFGFDDSVPSTPLSRFGNSPPRFSDASTRDSFSRFDSFNHSEAGAQPERLSRFDSINSSKDFGGAAFSRFDSINSSRDFGGAEKLSRFDSINSSRDFGGPSLSRFDSMNSTKDFSGSHRYSFDDADPFGSTGPFKVSFDDKSPKKNSF, from the exons ATGGCGGGGCAGAGTCCAAACATGGATCAATTCGAGGCGTACTTCAAAAGAGCAGATTTGGACGGAGATGGTCGGATCAGTGGAGCCGAAGCTGTTGGCTTTTTTCAAGGATCTGGCTTGCCCAAGCCTGTTCTCGCCCag ATATGGTCGCTTTCTGATCGATCAGGGAGTGGCTTCCTTGGTCGGCAAGACTTTTACAATTCCCTGAGACTTGTGACAGTAGCGCAGAGCAAGAGAGACCTGACACCTGAGATTGTTAATGCAGCACTCAACACTCCCGCCGCAGCCAAAATACCAGCGCCTAGAATTAACCTTTCAGCTATCCCTGCACCCCAACCTAATCCTGCTGCTACCACACCCCGTCCGGTTTCCTCTCCTGGTCAGCAGAATATTGGGTTTAGAGGACCAGGTGCTCCGAATGCGAATGTCGTCAACCAGAATTATTTTCCACCTCAACAGAACCAGCAAGTGAGACCTAATCAAGGAGTATCTGGGCTAACTTCATTTAGACCAACTGCTGGTCCAGAGTATAGACCAAGTGGCTTACCAGGTCAGTTTCAGCCAGGTCCTGTTGGTATTGCTGCCACTCGTCCTCCTCAGGCCGTTCCCACTAATGCATCTGGTCCTGGTGGTTCTGAATATAGATCAAGTGGTGTACCAGGTCAATTTCAACCAGGTCCTAGTGGTAGTGTTACTCGTCCTCCTCAGGCCGTTCCCACTATTGCACCTGGTCCTGGTGGTTCAGAATATAGACCAAGTGGCGTAGCGGGTCAATTTCAACCAGGTCCTGTTGGTAGTGTTACTCGTCCTCCTCAGGCTGTTCCCACTAGTGCATCTGGTCCTGGTGGTTTCAATCTTAATAATTTGTATGCTGGAAGCACCAGCGGATACTCGTCAGGCTTTGGAGGGGGCAGCTTAGCAGCAGCACCATCTCCTGGCTTGAAACCGGAGTCACAAATTGATCCAAGAGCGCTGGTTGTATCTGGAAACGGAGGTGACATGTTTTCCTCCTTCCAGCAAAAACCACAACCCACTCTGAGTAATTCTTCAATCAGTTCAGCCATTGTTCCTGCTTCTGCTCCTCCACCGAAACCTAGTGCTCTCGACTCGCTACAGAGTACTTTCTCAATGCTGCCAGCAGGAAATCAATCTCAGCAGCCAAGGCCAGCAGCAAGCTCACAGCCGCCTGCATTGTCTTCACAGGGTCCATCTTCCGGTTTGCCACCTGGAAGTGCAGTTGGATCCGGCCATCCAACTCCTGCTGGAAATAATCAGCCTCCTTGGCCTAAAATGAAACCATCCGATGTCCAGAAATACACAAAGGTATTTATTGAAGTTGATAGTGACAGGGATGGGAGAATCACTGGTGAGCAGGCAAGGAATCTGTTTTTAAGCTGGAGGCTACCCAGGG AGGTATTGAAGCATGTGTGGGAATTATCTGATCAGGATAATGATACCATGCTGTCTCTCAGGGAGTTCTGCATTTCATTGTACTTGATGGAGCGGTATAAAGAAGGCCGTCCTCTCCCACCGGCACTTCCTAGCAGCATCATGTATGATGAAACACTGTTATCTATCTCAGGCGCACCTAGTCGAGGTTATGCAAACGCTGGATGGGGATCTGGTCAAG GTTTTGTTCAGCAACCAGTGATGGGTCCGCGGCCAATCACTCCAGCCACTGGCATGAGACCGCCAGTCCCCGCACCAGCCCCTCAGCCTGGCAGTGGTGTAGCTTCTAATCAGCAAAGGAATCAAGCGCCTGCTTTGGATGATCCTTTTGCTAGTCACCTAGGTAACGGATATTCTCCGAGCTCGAGTCCTCAAGAAACAGCAACTGATGGGGAAAAG GTTGATGAAAAGAAGAATGCCTATATGGACTCCAGAGAGAAACTTGATTACTACCGGACGAAAATGCAGGATATT GTCTTATACAAAAGCAGGTGTGACAATAGATTAAACGAGATCTCTGAAAGGGCTTCCGCTGACAAGCGTGAG GCTGAAACGTTGGCAAAGAAATATGAGGAGAAGTATAAGCAGGTTGCAGAATTAGGATCGAAGTTAACTATTGAAGAGGCCAGGTTCCGCGAGATTGAG GGACGGAAGATGGAATTGAGTCAAGCAATTGTGAACATGGAGCAAGGTGGTAGTGCGGATGGTCTACTTCAG GTCCGGGCTGACAGAATACAATCAGATCTAGAGGAGCTGATGAAGGCTTTAACTGAACGTTGCCAGAAACATGGGTTGGAGGTTAAGTCGAAGGCCCTTGTAGACCTTCCACCTG GTTGGCAACCTGGAATTCAAGAAGGGGCAGCTCTGTGGGATGAAGAGTGGGATAAGTTTGAAGATGAAG GATTTGGCAATGAGATTACTTTCGACAAATCAAAAGAGCAGAACTCGTCTGGTGAGAAGGAAAACGGTACGGTGGATAATGGTACTGGACCACCTGATTCTCCTACTCATTTAGATGAAAATTATGGACCTTTCTCAGAAACCTCAGATCGTCGTCACTATGAGAGTGAATATGGAACAGCTCACGATGAAGATGAATCAGGCAGAAGTCCTAGAGACAGTCCGGTCTCTAGGACTGCTACTGAGGTCCCATCTCCAAACCATTCTGAATTCTTTGATGACTCGAATTGGGCAAGTGCATTTGATGATACCAACGATGATGTGGACTCAGTCTGGGGATTTGATGCGTCAAAAAGCCAG GATGGAGATTATTATGGTGAAAACTCAGGAAGAGGAGACTCTCCAAGTTCAAGAAGCTTTGCTGGTCAGAGAAAGAGTCCATTTGGATTTGATGATTCAGTCCCCAGCACTCCACTCTCGAGATTCGGGAACTCTCCTCCTCGGTTCAGTGACGCATCAACCAGAGATAGCTTCTCCAGATTTGACTCCTTCAACCATAGTGAAGCTGGCGCTCAGCCAGAGAGGCTCTCACGGTTTGATTCCATCAACAGCTCCAAAGACTTTGGTGGAGCTGCTTTCTCCAGGTTCGACTCAATCAACAGTTCAAGAGACTTCGGTGGAGCTGAGAAACTTTCGAGGTTTGATTCCATCAACAGTAGCAGAGACTTTGGTGGTCCTTCGCTTTCGAGATTTGACTCGATGAATAGTACAAAGGATTTCAGTGGGAGCCATAGATACTCGTTTGATGATGCAGACCCGTTTGGTTCCACAGGTCCCTTCAAAGTCTCCTTTGATGATAAAAGCCCCAAGAAAAATTCTTTCTAG
- the LOC108822481 gene encoding uncharacterized protein LOC108822481 isoform X1: MAGDEEIEIYEEGEEESIEAKTEGGDDEKVLQFLDSLDGYLTLMDSLNSKLREGWFDLASARHSMGTLRITSTLLDLKDHSAASTLQVSDQDVESLGPVPRFALSKWASKGGSGKGKDFSTDADFEMGSPRSPQLRHRGVSEEKPSPKGETTVLAADEEVKKERAKSLSVFGGLVSPKLRGAQLSFETALETLVEIANTRSSMLAAFERITKK; this comes from the exons ATGGCGGGAGATGAAGAGATTGAGATTTACGAAGAAGGAGAGGAGGAATCCATTGAAGCGAAAACTGAGGGAGGAGATGATGAGAAGGTGTTGCAGTTTTTAGATTCGTTAGATGGGTATCTAACGCTTATGGATTCTCTCAATTCAAAGCTACGAGAG gGATGGTTTGATCTAGCAAGTGCTCGACACTCTATGGGAACTTTACGTATCACCAGCACTCTCTTAGACCTCAAGGATCATTCCGCTGCTTCCACATTGCAAGTCTCTGACCAAGATG TTGAATCTTTGGGACCAGTACCTCGTTTTGCTTTGTCCAAGTGGGCTTCTAAGGGCGGCAGTGGGAAAGGCAAAGACTTCTCTACTGATGCAGATTTCGAGATGGGCTCTCCTCGTTCCCCACAGCTACGGCATCGAGGCGTTTCTG AAGAGAAACCATCACCCAAGGGTGAGACCACCGTGTTAGCAGCTGATGAAGAG GTTAAGAAAGAACGGGCCAAGTCTCTGTCGGTATTCGGAGGTCTAGTCTCCCCTAAGCTGCGTGGTGCTCAACTTTCATTTGAGACAG CTCTTGAAACTCTTGTGGAAATAGCCAACACACGATCATCCATGTTAGCTGCCTTTGAGCGGATCACGAAGAAGTAA